One stretch of Malus domestica chromosome 14, GDT2T_hap1 DNA includes these proteins:
- the LOC139191270 gene encoding uncharacterized protein: protein MTHLLWNCRGLGSDTVVRALRGLIRKHRPTMIFLSETKMKDHRLDGIRRRLGYSNGFHVPPVGRAGGLSLWWQDTLRVIVLFSSKHVIDVCYYLEEVSSWVRGTFVYGTSYRAEKVEFWNWLQNSFGPTDIPWLCGGDFNEFMWDSEKSGGTSVLYNIPAFLSNFLFAAELMDLGFIGPKFTWRGIRAGQLIEERLDRAAFNVRWQDLWPNSVVIHETAIGSDHWPVVVQSKPPFRKGKRPFRFEAFWAKEADCRDVVQKSWSLQGKDNWLDSWHHKLSVCKSSLINWSKYSLINWSRNKFKKRGLEIEALVNHLDSLQLNWADNLEEIKAITNRVDQLREQEEMYWLQRSRVKWL, encoded by the coding sequence ATGACTCACCTACTATGGAACTGCCGTGGTCTTGGGTCAGACACGGTAGTTAGGGCCCTTCGTGGGCTGATTCGAAAGCATAGACCCACTATGATCTTTCTGTCTGAGACTAAAATGAAAGATCATAGGCTTGATGGTATTCGAAGGAGATTGGGTTATTCTAATGGTTTTCATGTTCCTCCGGTTGGCAGGGCTGGTGGATTGAGTCTGTGGTGGCAAGACACGCTTAGGGTTATTGTCCTCTTTTCCTCGAAGCATGTCATTGATGTTTGTTATTATCTGGAGGAGGTTAGTTCCTGGGTGCGAGGTACTTTTGTTTATGGCACTTCCTATCGTGCCGAAAAGGTGGAGTTTTGGAATTGGCTCCAAAATTCGTTTGGCCCGACGGATATCCCGTGGCTTTGTGGCGGGGATTTTAACGAGTTTATGTGGGATTCTGAAAAATCAGGAGGAACCAGCGTTTTGTATAATATACCTGCCTTCCTTAGTAATTTTTTGTTCGCGGCGGAGTTGATGGATCTGGGATTCATAGGGCCTAAATTCACTTGGCGTGGGATAAGGGCTGGGCAACTTATTGAGGAAAGGTTGGATCGGGCAGCTTTTAATGTTAGGTGGCAGGACCTCTGGCCCAATTCTGTGGTCATTCATGAAACGGCTATTGGTTCTGATCATTGGCCAGTGGTGGTTCAATCTAAGCCTCCGTTCCGAAAAGGTAAAAGGCCTTTTAGATTTGAGGCTTTCTGGGCTAAGGAGGCAGATTGTCGAGATGTTGTGCAAAAAAGCTGGAGTTTGCAAGGCAAGGATAACTGGTTGGATTCGTGGCACCATAAACTCTCGGTCTGTAAGTCTTCTTTGATTAATTGGAGTAAGTATTCTTTGATTAATTGGAGTAGAAACAAGTTTAAGAAAAGAGGGCTGGAGATTGAGGCTTTGGTGAATCATCTGGATAGTCTGCAACTTAACTGGGCGGACAATTTGGAAGAGATAAAGGCTATAACAAATAGAGTTGACCAATTGCGAGAACAAGAGGAGATGTATTGGTTACAGCGATCTAGGGTGAAATGGCTTTAG